The Methanohalophilus portucalensis genome window below encodes:
- a CDS encoding SIMPL domain-containing protein, translating to MAQENNKDKSYYIIIALSVVLVLMAATLYAGSVDGSDSDSENTLQMNGNAEMMVMPDTATLNIGAEIMAPTAEEASQENADVMNAVIEELKDLGLEDEDIRTSHVSVRPEYNYGEETRTIEGYSASNSVQITTTNLDILGEIIDRSASAGANQIGGVSFSVSDEKQKELHEDLITEAVADASSKAEVLAENLGVEIVGVKSSSISDGTQPRTYYEESVAMDAAEEPATPIEPGESRVSMSVRVTYIVQ from the coding sequence ATGGCTCAGGAAAATAATAAAGATAAGTCATATTACATCATAATTGCACTTTCAGTAGTGCTGGTGCTAATGGCAGCCACATTGTATGCAGGATCTGTCGATGGATCTGACAGTGATTCAGAAAACACTCTGCAAATGAATGGAAATGCAGAAATGATGGTTATGCCCGACACTGCAACTCTGAACATTGGTGCAGAGATCATGGCTCCCACTGCAGAAGAAGCGAGTCAGGAGAATGCAGATGTCATGAATGCGGTTATCGAGGAACTTAAGGATCTTGGTCTGGAGGATGAAGATATCCGGACATCACATGTTTCTGTGAGGCCTGAATACAACTATGGAGAAGAGACACGGACAATTGAAGGGTATTCAGCTTCCAATAGTGTGCAGATTACCACTACAAACCTCGATATCCTCGGAGAGATTATTGACAGGTCTGCATCTGCAGGAGCAAATCAGATCGGCGGAGTTTCTTTTAGTGTATCTGATGAAAAACAGAAAGAATTGCATGAGGACCTGATCACCGAAGCTGTGGCCGATGCATCATCAAAGGCCGAAGTACTGGCTGAGAATCTGGGTGTGGAGATCGTAGGTGTGAAGTCATCATCGATATCCGATGGTACACAGCCAAGAACATATTATGAAGAGAGTGTGGCAATGGATGCTGCTGAAGAACCGGCAACACCAATTGAGCCGGGAGAGTCCAGGGTTTCAATGTCAGTCCGGGTTACATACATTGTCCAGTAA
- a CDS encoding AbrB/MazE/SpoVT family DNA-binding domain-containing protein — MTLIDVKSVTVSKKGQITIPSAYRNCGMKIGDRAAVFVYDDHIEIRPLSFIEEGLSCAIASQESLSKEWDTPEEDAAWDHLKDYLGK, encoded by the coding sequence ATGACTTTAATAGATGTAAAAAGTGTGACTGTCAGCAAAAAAGGGCAAATTACCATTCCCAGCGCATACAGAAATTGCGGTATGAAGATAGGCGACAGAGCAGCTGTTTTTGTGTATGATGATCACATTGAGATTCGACCTTTGTCTTTCATCGAAGAAGGATTAAGTTGTGCTATCGCTTCCCAGGAATCCCTTTCAAAAGAATGGGACACTCCTGAAGAAGATGCTGCCTGGGATCATTTGAAAGACTACCTGGGGAAGTAA
- a CDS encoding type II toxin-antitoxin system PemK/MazF family toxin → MIYRGSIVIIPFPFTDNNNSKLRPAIAVSDQMRRDVILCQITSGKPADNCAVYVSDSDLSEGSLRQGSWVRVNKIFTMDSSNILKIIGNVHLYKQKEIQNNLLKLFL, encoded by the coding sequence ATGATTTATAGAGGAAGCATAGTTATCATTCCTTTCCCCTTTACAGACAATAACAATAGCAAACTCAGACCGGCGATCGCTGTTTCTGATCAGATGAGGCGGGACGTGATACTGTGCCAGATTACATCCGGAAAACCTGCGGACAATTGTGCTGTCTATGTTTCAGATAGCGATCTATCTGAAGGCTCACTTCGCCAGGGTAGCTGGGTTCGGGTGAACAAAATATTCACAATGGACTCCAGCAATATCCTTAAAATAATTGGAAATGTTCATTTGTACAAACAAAAAGAAATTCAGAATAATTTATTGAAACTTTTCCTGTAA
- a CDS encoding DUF4870 domain-containing protein: protein MSKTSIGLEENIAGVLTYLLGFITGIIFLLIEKENKSVRFNAAQSIVVFGGLSILNTIVSMVPVLGGVISSLIGLVSLVLWFYLIYMTYTGNLVRLPVACEYADKIIAKDV from the coding sequence ATGAGTAAAACAAGTATCGGGCTTGAGGAAAATATAGCTGGTGTATTGACCTATCTCCTGGGTTTTATTACCGGCATAATTTTTCTTTTAATCGAGAAAGAGAACAAATCCGTGAGATTCAATGCAGCACAGTCGATCGTTGTATTTGGGGGTCTTTCCATACTGAACACCATAGTGTCAATGGTCCCGGTTCTAGGAGGAGTGATATCTTCCCTCATAGGTTTGGTCAGTCTAGTATTATGGTTTTATCTGATTTACATGACCTATACCGGGAATTTAGTAAGGCTGCCTGTGGCTTGCGAGTATGCTGATAAAATTATTGCTAAAGATGTGTAA
- a CDS encoding DUF2283 domain-containing protein, which produces MSEPQKVININSKSDYWDYDSLNDSFFAFSKGVQYKSSIEIDGVLLDVGMDNSIVGIEILDAAKRFGISKYDMKNLKQIRADIKVSEESINIKLLLEVSKRNRELPLKLSITGANEMKLPSTSSGTMAVAV; this is translated from the coding sequence ATGTCAGAGCCACAAAAAGTGATTAATATCAATAGTAAGAGCGACTACTGGGATTATGACTCACTCAATGATAGTTTTTTTGCATTTTCAAAAGGAGTCCAATACAAGTCCTCTATAGAAATTGATGGTGTTTTATTGGATGTTGGAATGGACAATTCGATTGTCGGGATTGAAATACTTGATGCAGCCAAAAGATTTGGAATTTCCAAATATGACATGAAGAATCTTAAACAGATCAGGGCAGATATCAAGGTTTCAGAAGAATCTATCAATATTAAACTATTATTGGAAGTTTCTAAACGAAATCGCGAATTGCCATTAAAATTATCGATTACCGGGGCAAATGAGATGAAGTTGCCATCTACAAGTTCTGGTACGATGGCTGTGGCTGTCTGA
- a CDS encoding DUF1828 domain-containing protein, with product MFQEGIERYVVDTPFGFDDGDSFVIVLKKDEDGWHFTDEGHTLMHLSYYDLDIPSTKGKRRSFFNNILETHNIEDINGELIIRVENEQYGDSLFSFIQALTKITDLSFIRKQHISSLFKEDFKEYMKHIFGDKCTFSYSEPKHDPDGNYVVDCYVDLDRPLLIFALTGDYRCKDAIITCLAFKEWGYTFNSIGVFEESKNISPKVLAQSMDWVDKQFSTLTSAKELMPEYTKKMALC from the coding sequence ATTTTCCAAGAAGGAATTGAACGATATGTAGTAGATACTCCGTTTGGATTTGATGATGGCGATTCTTTTGTAATAGTGCTAAAAAAAGATGAAGACGGTTGGCATTTTACAGATGAAGGTCATACTTTAATGCATTTATCATATTATGATCTCGATATCCCTTCTACAAAAGGAAAAAGACGTTCATTTTTCAATAATATATTGGAAACACACAATATAGAAGACATAAATGGCGAACTGATTATTAGAGTGGAAAATGAACAATACGGGGATTCTCTTTTTAGTTTCATACAGGCACTTACAAAAATAACAGATTTATCGTTTATCAGAAAACAGCACATATCCTCTTTATTTAAGGAAGATTTTAAGGAATATATGAAACATATATTTGGAGATAAATGTACTTTTAGTTACAGTGAGCCAAAGCATGACCCAGACGGCAACTATGTTGTCGATTGTTATGTCGATTTAGACCGGCCACTATTGATTTTCGCACTTACAGGCGATTACAGGTGCAAAGACGCTATCATAACATGTTTGGCCTTCAAAGAATGGGGATACACATTTAATTCGATTGGTGTTTTTGAAGAAAGTAAAAACATTAGCCCAAAGGTTTTAGCTCAATCCATGGATTGGGTCGATAAGCAATTTTCAACATTGACATCCGCAAAAGAACTAATGCCTGAGTATACCAAAAAAATGGCCTTATGCTAA